From the Congzhengia minquanensis genome, the window CGTGTTGTTCAAGGTGTGCGCCAAATATTTTTTCCCGTCCTCACCCTTAACACGAATTCCTAAACGGCGGGCTTGTGCGTCGCCTAAATTTGAGCAGGAGCACACCTCAAAATATTTCTGCTGTTTGGGCGACCACGCCTCCACATCGTAGGATTTCACTTTTAAATCCGCCAAATCGCCGGAACAGCACTCTAAGGTACGCACCGGAATGTCCAGCGAGCGGAACAGCTCAACGCTGTAGCTCCACATTTTGTGGAACCAGTCCATGCTTTCTTCCGGCTTGCAAACCACGATCATCTCCTGCTTTTCAAACTGATGAATGCGGTAAATGCCGCGCTCTTCAATGCCGTGTGCACCCTTTTCCTTTCGAAAACAGGGCGAATAGCTGGTGAGCGTAAGCGGCAGCTTTTCCTCCGGCGTGATGGTGTCAATGAACTTTCCGATCATGGAATGTTCACTGGTGCCGATTAAATAAAGGTCTTCGCCCTCTATTTTATACATCATGGCGTCCATTTCTTCAAAACTCATAACGCCCGTCACCACGTTGCTCCGAATCATAAACGGTGGAATGTGGTAAACAAATCCTTTGTCAATCATAAAATCCCGGGCATAGGCCAGCACTGCGCTGTGAAGCCTTGCAATGTCGCCCATCAGGTAATAAAACCCTTCGCCTGCCACGCGACCGGCCGACTCTTTGTCAATGCCGGAGAACTTTTCCATAATATCCATGTGGTAAGGAACTTCAAAATCCGGCTTCGTTTGTGCGCCGAACTGCTCCACCTCCACGTTTTCCTCGTCGTTTTTACCAATGGGAACAGAAGCATCGATGATGTTTGGAATTTTCATCATAATTTCTCTGATTTTCACTTCCAGCTCAGATTCCTCCTGAGCAAGACTTTTCAGTTCCTCGGCTTGGTCGCTTACCTTTTGTTTCAACGCCTCAGCCTCGTCTCGCTTTCCCTGCGCCATCAGCCCACCGATTTCCTTGCTGATTTTATTGCGGTTTGCGCGGAGCATGTCCGCATTCCCTGTAATTTCTCGTTTTCTGTCATAAAACGCAATCACTTCATCAACCAGCGGCAGCTTGTGGTCTTCAAACTTTTTGCGGATATTCTCTTTCACAAGTTCCGGGTTTTCTTTGATGAATTTAATGTCTAACATATCGACTTTCTCCTCTTTCGTTAATTGCTTGATATTATTTTACCCCAAAACCACGTTCCTGTCAAGAATTGATTGACAAACAGGGCTATTTCGCGGTATGATAAAAGGCAAAGGAGGGGTAACAATGAATTTTGAAAAAGTGGATGTGTTTTTAAAACGTTTGGAAACAGACTATTTTGTTCCGGCGGCAGAAGTTTCGGTGTATCAAAACCATCAAAGAATTTACCGCGGCTATGCCGGATTTAAAGATGCAAAACGGGAAAAGACAGTTGACGGCACAGATACATATTTTATGTATTCCACCACCAAAGTCATCACCTGCACCGCGGCCATGCGACTGGTTGAGCAGGGGAAAATGGACTTAGATGCCCCTGTGTCAAACTTTCTGCCGGAATTTGCCCACCTCACCGTAAACGACGGGACTGGGCTGCATAAAGCCAAAAACACGTTAAAAATTTGGCACCTGTTTGCCATGCAGGGCGGTTTTTCTTATGACACGAACTGTGAAAGCATAAAAAAAGCAAAGGCGAACAACCCGCACCTTTCCACCAGGGAGGCAATTTGCGCGTTGTCGCAGGAGCCATTGTTGTTTGAGCCAGGCACAAACTTTAACTATAGCCTGTGCCACGACGTGCTGGCCGCGGTTTGTGAAGTTATTAGCACAAAAAAGTTCAGCGCGTTTATTCAGGATGAAATCTTTACGCCGCTGGGTATGAAAAACTCCGTTATGGGAACCGGCCGGCCGGATTTAACAGCGCGGCTTTCCGCCCAGTATGACGGCAAGGCTTTGCACAAACGTCCGGTAGAAATTGAAAAAGAAAATTTCTTTTTTATTTCAGACGTTTATGAAAGCGGCGGCGCTGCATTGATTTCTACCGTAGACGACTATGCGCTGTTTACAGATGCTTTGGCCTGCGGCGGCGTTTCCAAAGACGGATACCGGGTTTTAACACCGCATTCTATCGACCAGATGCGCACCAACCGCTTAGAAGGCGCTTCTTCTAAGGATTTTAAAACCAACATTAGCCACATGCCCGGCTATGGATATGGTCTGGGCGTGCGGACAAAAATAAAAAATGTTCCGGGCAACAATATAAGCCCTTTGGGCGAATTTGGGTGGGACGGCGCGGCAGGTGCTCTGGCTGTTATCGACCCCGAAACCCACCTTTCATTTTTCTATGCTCAGCACGTGTTGGGCGGCTTAACCCGCGAAATTCATCCCAAACTAAAAGATTTAATTTTTGAAGCCATTAAATAAAACCATGCCGCAGCGTTTCGCTGCGGCATGGTTTTATTTTATTCTATTTCCTGTTCAATTTGCTCTGCATACCGCACGGTTTCCATTGCGTCTCGGGCATATTTATCTGCATGAATCTGCTCAGCATAACTTTGGGTCATCACCGCACCGCCCACAACGGTTTTTACATGGGGCGCTTTTGTTTTCAACAATTGAATGGTTTCCTCCATTGCCGGAACGGTTGTGGTCATCAGCGCGCTTAAGCCAACCAGAGCCGCGCCGGTTTCCTCTACTGCCGCCGCAATTGTTTCCGGCGGCACATCTTTGCCCAAATCCGTTACGTCGAACCCATAGTTTTGCAGGAGTACCTTAACAATGTTTTTTCCAATATCGTGAATGTCGCCACGAACTGTGGCAATTACAATTTTACACTTTTTCTTCCGTCCCGCTCCCGGCTTCATGCTTTGTTTTATTACGTCGAAAGAGGCCTTTGCGCTCTCTGCGCTCATCAATAGCTGGGGCAAAAACGTGGTCTTTTTCTCAAACCCAATGCCAACAAAATCCAGCGCGGGAATAATGCAGTTGTCAATGATAAACAGAGAATCCTGCTCTTTTAACAGCGTTTCCGTAATTTGAGCAGCATTCTCTTTTAAGCCCTTAATCACCGCGTCTTTTAGCTGCTCTGTCAGAGGTTTTCCGCTGTTTTCTGCCTTTGCTTCCTGCTTTGGCTTGTCCGATTGGGCAGCATAGGCAATGTATTTTTCACACATGGGGTCTTTGTCTTGCAGCGCATTAAAACTAAAATAAACATTCATCATGCCTGTGGTTTTTGGGTTCATAATTGCCGCGTCAAGTCCCGCGCCCAGCGCCATGGCAAAAAATGTGGTGTTAACAAGTTCTCTTTGCGGAAGGCCAAACGAAACGTTGGAAACGCCCAGGCTGGTCAGTCCGCCGTTTTTCTTCACCAAGCTGACGGCTCCCAGGGTTGCTAAAGCTGACGAGGTGTCTGAGCTGATGGTCATTGCCAGCGTGTCGATAATAATATCTTTTTTGGGAATTCCATATTCTTTTGCAGTGTCATAAATTTTCTGTGCAATTTGAAACCTTCCCTCTGCCGTTTCGGGTATTCCGTTTTCGTCTAACGTAAGGCCAACAATCAGCCCGCCATATTTTGCCGCAAGCGGGAACACCGTCTCCATGCTCTCGCGCTTGCCACAAACGGAATTTATCATGGGCTTGCCGTTATAAATGCGGAGTGCCGCCTCCATGGCCTCGGGAATTGATGTATCAATCTGCAAAGGCAAACCGCAAACAGACTGCAGCTCGAACACCACCCGGGAAAGCATGGCTGTTTCGTCAATGTCCGGCAAGCCGGCATTCACGTCCAGCACATGTGCGCCGCGCTCCATTTGGTCTATACCCTCGTTCAAAATATATTCTAAATTATTTTCCCGCAGGGCAGCTTTCAGCGCGCTTTTCCCCGTGGGGTTAATGCGCTCGCCGATTAACACCGGCACCGTTCCAAACTCCACTGCGTGGGTGTAGGAAGAAATTACAGAACGGTTTTTGTCCATGAGCGGAACCGCTTTTTTGTCCTTTGTTTTTTCAATTAATACCGAAATATGCTCCGGCGTTGTGCCGCAGCAGCCGCCTAAACCATGCACGCCAAAATCCAAAAAGACGGCCATGGCACCGGCAAATTCCTCCGGCCCAACGTCGTAAACCGTCTTTTCCCCGTCAAAGGCAGGAAGCCCTGCATTGGGGTTTACAATAACGGGAACCGAAGCAAATTCCGTCAAACTCTTTACTACCGCCGCCAGCTTGTCCGGTCCCAGGCCGCAGTTTACGCCCAGAGCATCTACTCTAAGACCCTCCAGCATGGCAACCATTGCGGCGCAGTCCGCCCCGGTCATGAGCTTGCCCTGCTCGTCGTAGGTGTTGGTGACAAACACCGGCAAATCGCAGGTTTCTTTTGCTGCCAGCACCGCCGCTTTTGTTTCAAAGCTGTCGTTCATGGTTTCAATTAAAATCAGGTCTGCGCCGCTTTCTGCACCAATGCGAATGGTTTCAGAAAAAATGCTTACGGCCTGTTCAAAGCCCAAGTCGCCCAGCGGCGCAAGGAGCTTTCCCGTGGGGCCAACGTCCAAAGCAACATACCGCTGCTTTCCGCCGGCCTGGTTTGCCGCAGTTTTTGCACACATTACCGCCATTTGCACCACGGTTTTTAAGTCGGGCATGTGGTCTTTTCCGTTAAACTTTAAGCTGTTTGCGCCAAAGGTGTTGGTTGCAATCACATCACATCCCGCCGCAAGATAAGCCTTATGAGCGGCGATAATTTTGTCTGGATGGGTCAGCCCCCACATTTCCGGCAATTCGCCGGGCATAAGTCCCATAGACTGCAAAAGCGTCCCCATACCGCCGTCAAAATATACAATTCCGTTTTCTATCTTTTCTTTTATGTTCAAATAATTCACCCTCTCGAATATGCACAGTCTTCCCGTTTGTCACAGGCTTCACAGCCGCTCTTATTGCATTGAGTATCCTCACTGCTGATGCCAATCACCGCCGAAACGGATTTCGAAGGCGTCATCATTAAGCTGTCTGTTAACGACACACCAATTTGCTTTGGACACTCAAGCACACGAAACAGATCGCGCTGATGGGAAAGAGCAAAATCGCCGTATCCCGGGCTGAACCGCGGACGAAGAAATACGGTTTCAGCTTTCAGTTTATCCGACAAGCGTGCACAAAACAGGTCGCACCAGCTTTCAATGGCCGCGGCGCCCGCCGCCTGGGCAATCACTGCCGCCGCTGGCGAAAGTTTGCTATATTTTGCAATGATCCGGTCTGCTCCAGCTCCGACTGTCGCGCCGAACAGAACTGCACGCGCACAGCCTCTTAAGTTCTTAGAAAGCCCGGCGGAGTTTACGCGAAACGTGCCGATATCAATTGTTTGCCCATTCACATTAATGTCACACAGGGTAAAGCACGCCCGGCAGGAAAGGCTTAAAAACACCTCCTGCGTCACCGCTTCAATTTGCTGCTGCATTTGTGCATCAGGGCTGCTTTTTCCAAACCCCAAATACCGCAGCACTTCCCCGTGCCTTATCTCAATTTCTTTGACATCTGCGGTTTGCACATAAATCATTTTAAAATCTCCGATAAGTTAGCTTGAATCTGTGCTGCAACGTCCGGCTTGTTCATGGTGTAAACGTGAACGTTTTCCACGCCGTTTGCCACCAAGTCAATAATCTGGTCTGTGGCATAGGCAATGCCCGCCTGCTTCATTGCAGACGGATTGTCCCCAAACCGATCTACAATCGATTTAAACCGCTGGGGCAGATAGGTGCCGGAAAGCTTTACAATGCGCTGAATCTGCTTGCCGTTTGTAACCGGCATAATGCCCGCCACCACCGGCACGTTGATGCCTGCTTCACGAATTTTATACAAGAAATTATATAAGATATTGTTGTCAAAAAACATCTGCGTCGTTAAAAAGTCGCAGCCCATGTCCACCTTTTCTTTTAAAAAACGAATATCTTCTTTTTGATTTTTAGACTCCGTGTGTCCCTCCGGGTAGCAGGCCCCGCCAATGCAAAAGTTGCCCGCCGCCTTAATATCTAAAATCAGTTCGCTGGCGTAGCGGTATTCTTGAACCGTTAGCCCTTCGTTTGGAATGTCGCCCCGAAGCGCCAAAATATTTTCAATGCCGTTTTTTGAAAGCTCTGCAAGATATTCCCGCACCGCCTGTTTGGTTGAAGAAACGCAGGTTAAATGCGCCAAAGGCGTTACGCCAAAGTTTTTTAAAATATTTTCTGCAATTGAGGCAGATGTTGCGCTTGCCCCCCCGCCTGCGCCGTAGGTTACGCTCATAAAATCCGGCGATAGACGTGCAATTTCCTCCGTTGCCGTTTTCACATTGTTGTAGGCATCCCAGCTTTTGGGCGGGAAAACCTCGAACGACAGCGTTGCTTTTTTCTGTTTAAAAAGTTCAGACAGTTTCAAATATATCACATCCTTAATTGTTTATTTTACCATTTCAACCGGGAGGTTGTCAATGAAAACAGGAAACGTTTGACAAAAAGACTGGAATATGATAACATGAAACCGTAACAGTTGGGAGGTTATCCTTATGAAAAGTAAAAAAATTGTGCTGTGCGGCCTGTTTTGTGCTATTGGTGTGCTTTTGCCCCAGGCGTTTCACATGTTTGGCACAGCCGCAGGAATGACATTTTTGCCCATGCACATTCCCGTGCTTATGGCAGGCCTCATCATTGGCCCTGTATGCGGTTTGGTTACAGGTGTGGTCTCGCCGGTGCTTTCCTGTTTGTTTACAGGCATGCCCGCTCCGGTGAAGCTTCCGTTTATGCTGTTCGAACTGGCAGCATATGGCCTGTTTTCCGGGCTGTTTTCAAAAAACAGCAACGGCGTTGGCCGTGTTTATTTGTCGCTCATCGGCGCGCAGATTGCCGGCCGGGCAGTGAATGCTGTCTGCACGCTGGCGGCAGTTTACCTGTTTCACATTGAAAAAGTTTCCGTGCTTTCCGTTTGGACTGCCGTTGTGTCCGGCGTGCCGGGAATTGTAATTCAGCTTGTGTTTATTCCCCCGTTGGTAATGGCGGTTAAAAAGTATGCAAAAACAATGCTGTAACAAAAAAGGCCGCTGAAAACAGCGGTCTTAATTTTTTTAAATTCATTTCAGTTTCAAGATTATCACGCGCCTGTGCCGCGGTCTGCGAAACAGGCGGTTTTCAGCCCTGTTGAGCGCCGCTTTCAGCAACTCAATTTCGCGGCTTTTTTGCAAAAGTTCCGTCTGCATAGCCAGGCTTTCAGCCAGCCGAGCTTGTTCTGTTTGGTCCAGCTTTCTTTTCAGCTCTGCCTTTTCTTTTCCCAGTTTGCTGGTAATTTTGTCCGCCCTTGCCTGAATGAGACGTTCAAGCTCTTTTGGCGCCTGCGGAATCTCAGACGGCTGTCCGCTTTCAGGATGCTCCTTTCCCCAAAATGGGCTTGTGTGTTCTGCTGTCATACCCATCCTCCCAATTTTATTTTATTTTGAAGCACTTCCAATCAGCGCAAGTGCAATGACTGTAATGCAAACCATCATTGTAATGATAATGCTAACCGGCATAAAATCACCTCTTTTTTCTGCGTTTTGCCTGCCGTCCTGTGTGGTTTTTATTGATGTCCGCCAGCTTTCTGTCAAACAAAATTTTTCCGTCAAATGTTCTTGTCAATCCACACCGCAGGCAGACGAAACAATCGTTTACCTGTCTCCAATCGTGTCCGCACATTTCACCATCATCCTTTTTAAACAAATCCCGCCGCCCATCCGCCGGCAATTTAAAACCGGCCCTACACCGTTAAACTCTTTTCACACCATAACATGGGTTCTGCCGCAGCTGCAAGCAAGTGCCGACACAAATTTTTCCGAGAGCCTTTGCATGAAGGGATGTCCGAATCCAATAGGCAGACATGTCCATCTTTTCTGCAATCTGTTCCCACGTAAAATACCGTAAATAACGCAGTTCCAGAAGCGTCCTTAACGTGGCGTCTCCCACCTTGCTAATCACATCTGCAATTTCCGATTTTACGGCATAAAGCTCATCTAACCGCTTTGACAGCCGGTTTTTATATTCTATGTATTTTAAAACTGCTTCGTCTGACCGGTTCGTTTTCGACGTCTGCACCTTAACGCCGGCACACTGCGCGGTAACAGACAGCACACGCTCTTTTGCTGAAACCAGCTCGTCGCTCAGCGCATCAATTTCGTTGTCAATTTTCCAGGCCCTTTCAAGCCACTCTTTCGTATCCAAACGTTGTCCTCTCCTTCATGTTGGTTTCAGGCAAGCCTGTATAAAATAAAACAATTTGCAAATCCTAATATTGAGGTGATAAAAATGGAAAAACATGATGATTTACCTTTGGGTTTTGGCATGGCGCTGGCGCAAAACGAGCAGGCAATGACCTATTTTGCCAACCTCACCGAAGAACAAAAGCAGTCGGTGATAACCGCTACCCACAACATCCAGTCGAAACAGGAAATGCATAACTACGTTCAAAATCTTACCAGGCAGGAGTCTTAAGACCCCTGCTTTTTTCCTGCCGCTTTGTGCTTGTACTTAATTTTCGCTCATGATGAGGTAAACCGTTTCATTTAAAGCAGGATCTTTTATCCGCTTATTCGTTTCACCTCCAGGCTGCAAAGTTTTGCCGGCGGCGGACGAAGTTTTCACCTCGTAAACTTTTATTTCACTATTCCTGCATCCAGACAATAGGTTGGAAAACAACGCAAACAGCAGTGCAAAAACAAATAGGGCCGCCGCGTTTTTTATTGCTCTTTCTCTAAACTTAAGTTTCATATGCGTCCTCCCGTTATGATTTTAATTTTTCCCAATCACTCAAAATGTCCAAAACCGACTTTAGCACTGCCGCACTTTTCGGCGTTTGGACAACGCCAGATATAAAACAGCTCAATTCCTGGGGCGACACACGCTCATGCCCGCGGCGCCGCAGTTCACATAGCAGGTCGACCTGTTTTTTTTCAAGCTCCAGCAGCCTGTGTTTAATTTTTTTTCCCATCTGCCTGTCCTCATCTCCTTTTAATCATTTGTAAATTTTAATCTCCTTAGCCACAAAAGCAGGAGAATGCGTCGTTACCACACCAGGACAAACTGTCTTATATTTTTACAAATTTCGGCACATTATCCTGTTTTTCATTGTAACCATTATTGACAAAGTCTTTTCTCTGTGTTATATTAAGATTATCCATACTTCTCATATAACTATTCCGAAACTGTCGGTAGGCATTTCTCTGTCTTTAACTTTATTATATATCTAATTTTAGAGATTGTCAACTATTTTATCTCTATTTTTAGATATTCGTTGTTATGTATAAAATAAGGGGTGTATTATTGTGTATATTTCACAAGACGTAGCTGACCGAATTAAAAATCTTGCTCAGAAGAAAAGTATTTCCGTTAAAAAGCTTTTGTCGGACATTGGACTCGGTTTCAACACCATGTCCAATATGCGTAATTCAATGCCAAAAGCAGACAACCTTGCAAAAATTGCAGATTATCTCGGCTGTTCCGTCGACTATCTGCTGGGCAGAACGGAAGAATATTCCCCTCAGAGCACAGAACAAACAACAGTCGAGGCTGATAAAGAGTATTTCGAGTTGATTGAAGAGTATAAAAAATTAGATTTAAAAGGAAAAAATAAAGTATTGAATACAATTTTCAGTGAACAGGAACGGGTTAAACTGTTAGAACCTGACGAATCGATGCAGCTTGCTGCTTTCGGCGGCGATTTTAAAGGTAAGCCTAAAAGCAAGAAAACTCAGCTTACTTAAGAAGTAATAACACAATGGTAGTCTCTGAAAGGGGATTTATCAGTTGAAAATTATACAGAAAACTGCCAAGACATTTTTAAGAGAATTCGGTAAGGAGATTACCATTCAACGACTATCAGAAGCATTGAGCCGCCGCGGATATGTTCTATTATACATGGGGTCTGATGACGGTAACGAACAGTTATTAAATTTAGGACTGTTAGATTATGCAAAGGGGAAAAAAGCGTTTACTGTATGCACATCTTTGAAAATTGTATTTGTTGACATTGAATGCCACAACAATGACAAAATAAAACTAATATTGCATGAATTGGCACATATTGAACTTGGTCATATTGGAAACGAGTTTAATTGCCGGGATGAAGTAGCCGCGGAAATTGAAGCAGACGCTGTTGTATATGCGGTTTTAAACCCACCGGACACGACTCGTTCCGGTGTAATGCTGCTGATGGTTACAATCATTCTTTTAATTTTTGCTATGATTTTAATTTTCGTCTTTCAAAAGACAGAAACCATTTCTGGCAGCACCGCTGCAGCTATACCAGCACCCATAGAAAGCGCGCTGTCAAACACAGCTGAACAGATCGAGGAACAAATTGCAGATGAAAATGTGTTTGTTTACGTTACTCCTTCAGGAAATTGCTATCACACGCCTGAATGCAGGTATGCACAGTCA encodes:
- the serS gene encoding serine--tRNA ligase, whose protein sequence is MLDIKFIKENPELVKENIRKKFEDHKLPLVDEVIAFYDRKREITGNADMLRANRNKISKEIGGLMAQGKRDEAEALKQKVSDQAEELKSLAQEESELEVKIREIMMKIPNIIDASVPIGKNDEENVEVEQFGAQTKPDFEVPYHMDIMEKFSGIDKESAGRVAGEGFYYLMGDIARLHSAVLAYARDFMIDKGFVYHIPPFMIRSNVVTGVMSFEEMDAMMYKIEGEDLYLIGTSEHSMIGKFIDTITPEEKLPLTLTSYSPCFRKEKGAHGIEERGIYRIHQFEKQEMIVVCKPEESMDWFHKMWSYSVELFRSLDIPVRTLECCSGDLADLKVKSYDVEAWSPKQQKYFEVCSCSNLGDAQARRLGIRVKGEDGKKYLAHTLNNTVVAPPRMLIAFLENNLQFDGVHYSVKIPEALRPYMGGKERITEV
- a CDS encoding serine hydrolase domain-containing protein; the protein is MNFEKVDVFLKRLETDYFVPAAEVSVYQNHQRIYRGYAGFKDAKREKTVDGTDTYFMYSTTKVITCTAAMRLVEQGKMDLDAPVSNFLPEFAHLTVNDGTGLHKAKNTLKIWHLFAMQGGFSYDTNCESIKKAKANNPHLSTREAICALSQEPLLFEPGTNFNYSLCHDVLAAVCEVISTKKFSAFIQDEIFTPLGMKNSVMGTGRPDLTARLSAQYDGKALHKRPVEIEKENFFFISDVYESGGAALISTVDDYALFTDALACGGVSKDGYRVLTPHSIDQMRTNRLEGASSKDFKTNISHMPGYGYGLGVRTKIKNVPGNNISPLGEFGWDGAAGALAVIDPETHLSFFYAQHVLGGLTREIHPKLKDLIFEAIK
- a CDS encoding homocysteine S-methyltransferase family protein yields the protein MNIKEKIENGIVYFDGGMGTLLQSMGLMPGELPEMWGLTHPDKIIAAHKAYLAAGCDVIATNTFGANSLKFNGKDHMPDLKTVVQMAVMCAKTAANQAGGKQRYVALDVGPTGKLLAPLGDLGFEQAVSIFSETIRIGAESGADLILIETMNDSFETKAAVLAAKETCDLPVFVTNTYDEQGKLMTGADCAAMVAMLEGLRVDALGVNCGLGPDKLAAVVKSLTEFASVPVIVNPNAGLPAFDGEKTVYDVGPEEFAGAMAVFLDFGVHGLGGCCGTTPEHISVLIEKTKDKKAVPLMDKNRSVISSYTHAVEFGTVPVLIGERINPTGKSALKAALRENNLEYILNEGIDQMERGAHVLDVNAGLPDIDETAMLSRVVFELQSVCGLPLQIDTSIPEAMEAALRIYNGKPMINSVCGKRESMETVFPLAAKYGGLIVGLTLDENGIPETAEGRFQIAQKIYDTAKEYGIPKKDIIIDTLAMTISSDTSSALATLGAVSLVKKNGGLTSLGVSNVSFGLPQRELVNTTFFAMALGAGLDAAIMNPKTTGMMNVYFSFNALQDKDPMCEKYIAYAAQSDKPKQEAKAENSGKPLTEQLKDAVIKGLKENAAQITETLLKEQDSLFIIDNCIIPALDFVGIGFEKKTTFLPQLLMSAESAKASFDVIKQSMKPGAGRKKKCKIVIATVRGDIHDIGKNIVKVLLQNYGFDVTDLGKDVPPETIAAAVEETGAALVGLSALMTTTVPAMEETIQLLKTKAPHVKTVVGGAVMTQSYAEQIHADKYARDAMETVRYAEQIEQEIE
- a CDS encoding vitamin B12 dependent-methionine synthase activation domain-containing protein, with amino-acid sequence MIYVQTADVKEIEIRHGEVLRYLGFGKSSPDAQMQQQIEAVTQEVFLSLSCRACFTLCDINVNGQTIDIGTFRVNSAGLSKNLRGCARAVLFGATVGAGADRIIAKYSKLSPAAAVIAQAAGAAAIESWCDLFCARLSDKLKAETVFLRPRFSPGYGDFALSHQRDLFRVLECPKQIGVSLTDSLMMTPSKSVSAVIGISSEDTQCNKSGCEACDKREDCAYSRG
- the metF gene encoding methylenetetrahydrofolate reductase [NAD(P)H] — encoded protein: MKLSELFKQKKATLSFEVFPPKSWDAYNNVKTATEEIARLSPDFMSVTYGAGGGASATSASIAENILKNFGVTPLAHLTCVSSTKQAVREYLAELSKNGIENILALRGDIPNEGLTVQEYRYASELILDIKAAGNFCIGGACYPEGHTESKNQKEDIRFLKEKVDMGCDFLTTQMFFDNNILYNFLYKIREAGINVPVVAGIMPVTNGKQIQRIVKLSGTYLPQRFKSIVDRFGDNPSAMKQAGIAYATDQIIDLVANGVENVHVYTMNKPDVAAQIQANLSEILK
- a CDS encoding ECF transporter S component, translating into MKSKKIVLCGLFCAIGVLLPQAFHMFGTAAGMTFLPMHIPVLMAGLIIGPVCGLVTGVVSPVLSCLFTGMPAPVKLPFMLFELAAYGLFSGLFSKNSNGVGRVYLSLIGAQIAGRAVNAVCTLAAVYLFHIEKVSVLSVWTAVVSGVPGIVIQLVFIPPLVMAVKKYAKTML
- a CDS encoding DUF1492 domain-containing protein, which encodes MDTKEWLERAWKIDNEIDALSDELVSAKERVLSVTAQCAGVKVQTSKTNRSDEAVLKYIEYKNRLSKRLDELYAVKSEIADVISKVGDATLRTLLELRYLRYFTWEQIAEKMDMSAYWIRTSLHAKALGKICVGTCLQLRQNPCYGVKRV
- a CDS encoding helix-turn-helix domain-containing protein is translated as MYISQDVADRIKNLAQKKSISVKKLLSDIGLGFNTMSNMRNSMPKADNLAKIADYLGCSVDYLLGRTEEYSPQSTEQTTVEADKEYFELIEEYKKLDLKGKNKVLNTIFSEQERVKLLEPDESMQLAAFGGDFKGKPKSKKTQLT